Within Phocoena phocoena chromosome 9, mPhoPho1.1, whole genome shotgun sequence, the genomic segment TACTAACCCAACCCTCGACCACACTTAGAGCAGCTATCAAtcactgagggtttttttttgggggggggggttgtttgtttttgttttttgaggtgaCTTGGCATCTTCCTCATTTACTCTGGACCAAAGACGGCTATCAAGATGCAACTCACTTTTGGATGCTTGAGTATTAAACGAGCTAGGTACCACGGAGCAGGCTTGCCCGCACGGAAGTGGACAAAGCAGAGGTCCCCGGGGAGACTGCAAGGTACAGACACCACAAAGTTCACAAACACACTCAGTCCCGTCAATCCCAGACCCACCGTGGGCCTTGCACTaccagcaccccaccccaccccgcctctcGCAAGCGCACACTCACTACCTCCGCCACCTGCCATGGGCCGGACTCTGGTGGGCAGCCCAGGCCTGGCGAACTGGAGCAGGTGGCTCCGAGGAGCTGAGccggaggagggggctgggggcggggccgccGAGCAGCCCGAGGCTGCGCGCGAGCACCCGGGCGCTCGCGCGCGACTTGAGGGGAGGCTCCGGCGCCCGGGGGAGGGGCTAGGGGCAGGCCCCCGGCTGGAGAGGAGTGGGTcggaggaggggctgggctccAACTCCGGCCCGCCGGCACACCGGCGCCCACGCCCCCAGGTCCGCAGTCCCCGAGAGCAGGTGGCGGCGGGCAGGGGAAGGGGACCCCGCGGCTGAGGGTGGGCGTCAGACGCCCCGCGCGTACCAGACTCCTCGTCCTTCTTGTCGAATTTTTTAATCATCTTGGACGACTTCCCAGCGCCCAAGCCCACCGCCACCGTCCCAGGCGCCGCAGCCAGCAAGCGGAAGAAGCTGCAGGAAGGTCGGCCCCGTGCTCCGGCGCCGGTTGGGCCGCGGTCCCGTCACTCGGAGAGAAGGCCCGCCCTCCCCGGCAGTCGCCGACCGCTCTCAACCCCAGGGGACGTGGCCacgccctctcctcctccccaagcCGGGCGGAGGCGGGGCCAAGGGTGGGCTCCCCGGGGCCGCGTCCCCGCCCCTACGGTGACAGGTCGCAGCAGGGGGTTCACCACGGCCCACCCTGCAAGCGACGCGGCAGCCCACGCCCGGAGAGGGCAGAATGAGATTTTATTTGGTTGGCACGCCCTAAATGGCGACTTCTCCAGGCCGCTCAGTCTCTGGAGATGAGGCGAGGGGCATGTAGGGCTTGTTTTCATTTAATGACACTGGCGTTTTTTATAATCCACTGCTGGGCCCTTCCGTTGCGGAACGCGCTCTCTCCTGGCGCGGTTCTGGTGGGCTTCTCCTCCAGGAGTGATGAAAGGGTTAATGGTTCCCAAATCATCTGGGAAGTTGGCAGGTCGCTCCCTGACTTCTTGGAGACTGCAACAAAGCACAGGGCACCTTCGTGAATGTGGATTTCCAGAGGGTTTAGGACACTTATTGTGAGACGTAAAAAGAGACCCGCTCGGAGGGCCGAGAAAGCTGCTCTTTACTCTGAGCAAGAGGATAGGTTTTGGACCACGGACTATCATTCCAACCTTCTTTATAATTCTTCCCTTCATCAACACCCACCAGTTTAGGGTCTTCCCTATTTAATCCCACCCCTTTCAAACGATTCCATCTGTGGCCATTTTGACGCTTACATAACGCTTAACTAAGTGAAGGAACTTTCACTTGTATATTCATATTCCTCTTAGCCTTTTCAGTTCTCCTGTCCGAGAGTGTAACTAAGAAACTGTTTCTACCTTTGGCTTCACTGTCATCACTTTTTCCAGATTCTCTTTCAACTTCTGCCCTTCTTGGACCCCTCCGTTGTGGGCTCTTCTTgctcccatccctccccccccaTTTTGAAGTATTATGCCTTGTAAATATcccttaaatttgttttcttgggcttccctggtggcacagtggttgagagtccgcctgccgatgcaggggacacgagttcgtgccccggtccgggaagatcccacatgctgcaaagcggctgggcccgtgagtcatggccgctgagcctgcgcgtccggagcctgtgctccgcaatgggagaggtcacaacagtgagagccccgcgtaccgcaaaaaaaaaaatttgttttcttattcctaCTGCTGTCACCTTAATTCAGGTCCTATCTGTTTGTTTCTTGGACAGCCTCCTAACCAGCCTTCATGGCCTGGTAATCTTTTACCAAGCAAGCAATTCTCTGTGTAATCTTTCTTTATTTGGATGCCTGGTAAACGTGGAAAATTATTGATGGAAGGAGGAGTTGCTAGGTTCTCTTTTACTTGAAGTAGAGACACTGTTTCAACTTCACAGTGGATTGTCTTTGTTTAGGAAAAGCACAATAATGGGCCCTTTAGATACATAAGTAAATATCCACTCATTTTTCTTGAGGGAAACTGTAAAGTCACCATAATTCTAATAAATGCTGCAGACTGAGATGTTAAGTGTTCTGTTTAGAAATGTAAACTGGGATACCTTAACAGAATCATGCCCTTGAAAAATCAGAGAGATTCTAATCCAGATTAGATTCTAGACTGGAGAAATTCTTCCTCCCAATATGAATTTAAGCTGAACTGCTGATATCCTGCGTATGGTATCATTTAAGATTTAGCTCTGACTAAATGTACTATTTTATGTTTGCCTTATCTGGCTTATAAAGCTCAAAGCTTGCTTTCCATGTGGAGTTTCCCTTGAAGGAAATAGATGTTCCTACTGATTTATTCTGGGGGCTGAAAATAAACAGGCTTAGGGGAAGGAGCtaccttttcccctttcttgGGCCAAGGGTATTAGGAGCCTAGGCAGAGACAGTGCTGGTAAGCCAAGAGACTCCCAAGAATGGATAATGTGCTGGGGGCCTGCTGGGAAGTATGAAGGGACTGAGGAGGGGTTGAGGCTGAGCCTAAGAGTGTCCCCTTTTAAAGCAAGATAAATGACTCTCTGCcatcctttaatttttcttcacatCTATGAAGTGTTATTTAATATCACAGCTTGGTTTTAGCTGTATATGGGGAGTtaagagaggcaggagggatgtCAGGTGGTGCAGCAGATAGGTACAGAAGGAGCAGAGACACTTGAAGAAGCCAGGTAAGGGATGGTACGATATGACCTCATACCTCTGGAACTGTGACTGTTTTAGCTGAGGATGGCTGCCAATCGCCAGGATGGCCTTGTAGAACAGGGAAGCATACCTTAGGGAGTTCCAGGAACTGCTCGAGGAGAGCAGTCCCGTGGGAGAAATGAACCTTATCTTGGAGCCATAGGCTGGTGAAGTCTGGGGAGCCATCGATTATACTTCTAATACACAAATGTGTGTTCAGTGCTCTGAAATTTTTCAGTGGGTCCCAACCGCCTGCTGGATAAAACCTAAGCCCttatttatacaaatatacaaaGCCCTTCATGACCTGGCCCATCCATCTGTCTTACATATGGAAAGTGCTATTATTATTGGTGCTTGATAAATATCCAACACGAGTAAGTGCCCCATAAATGTTGCTAAATGAATGACAATTTGTGAGGAGCATTTTTGTTGTACCCCTTCCTTACAACCTTATCCCAAACCTCTTCCACGCCACGTCCTGCCTCAACCCCAAAGAGACTCATGGACCTCTGAGACGCATAGCTTATCCTTTGGCCCTTCTAGAACAGTTTTCCTCGAAGTGTGATATGCGTACCACTGGGTAGTTTTAGGTGATACatagataaacattttaaattttaattattatgggacttccctggtggcgcaatggttgagaatccgcctgccaatgcaggggacatgggttcgatccctggtctgggaagatcccacatgccgcggagcaactaagcccgtgcgccacaactactgagcctgtgctctagagctcgcaagccacaactactgagccctcgtgccacaactactgaagcccgcacgcctagagcccatgctccgcgacaagagaagccaccacaaggagaagccctcacaccgcgacgaagagtagcccccactcgccgcaactagtgaaagcccgcactcagcagcgaagaccctacacagccaaaataatttttaaaatttaattattatgaatttgattaaatgtttgagagaaatgtataagagaaaaaaaacccatgtgATTAGTATATCAAACCCATGATGTCAATGATATAGTATTAATTAggacaaaaaaaataatttgaaagaaaaacattaagtaaATAACAGGGCAAATAACTCATTGACCAAAACTAGTAAAGTGGTTGGTGATGTAGTTTGGAAAACACTATGCTAGAGCTTTCTTGAAATGTGAGGATTGAAACAGGGTGGAAAGCCTAGCACCACTTGGGCCTCTATCAGTTCTTGGCTTCCATGCTAAAAGGAAAACTAGTCTCCAGAACCTCCAAGAGAGATTTGCCCTTATCTCTCGTCCCCATGGTTTGTCCCTCCTGCCCACATCTCCATCCCATAAACCATTGTTTTGATAGAGAGGACCTTACCGTCACTCCTCAGATCTCTTTTACAGACTGGAGCAAAGTTGAGCTGAgggtacatttttttctgttttctcaaagcACAGATCTTTGAATACTTCCCTTCACTCTTGAAATCCTTGTCCGTGGAAAACCTTAACAAAGAAAGTTCATTTAGTAGATCCTAGGGTGAGGGATTAATGGAACCACTCACTGCATTCTCAGATTCTGGGGGACAAGAAAGGACAGTAGGATTTGAGGGTGTTCATTGGTACAGAGTGGGAGTATTGTTCAGTGGAAGGGATGCTTCTAGAACCTAGCATTGTAAACCTATGAAGGAACTCCAgaatctcctctctcctctccaaacAAGATATAAGCTCTCCTATAACCAGTTTCAAATCAAATCTCATACATAGCAAATTGTTCCTATATCACAACCCTTAACAGGCAccgagggaaatttttttttgttgcttcCTCAAAGCATGGACCTTTGAATACTTTTCTTCACTCTTGAAAATCATTCTTGTGAAAAACTTTAGTTTTGCATTACTGTTTCTCTGTTGCTAAGGTAGAAGTGTGGTTGGGGATCATGTAGGGAAGCTGTCCTATTATTATACAGTTGTCCACATTCCGTACAACCGAAAAGTGTTTGTTAAATCATATTGAAAAGAGATAGTTGACACGAATAAGGAAAAGGTAAGAAAGAGCCAGGACTTCACCTAAACCATTGTTCTCTCTTGGATTTGGGGTCCTCCAACAGTGTCACAGGGAAGACTGGTTTCAGCCCagatcttaacttttttttctgatacaTCAGAGGTAGGAAGAAGTTCTCTGTGGGCTTGTGCGGATGACTTTCCTGCAGCAAAGGGAAGAAGAGTAAGTGAGGGAGTTAGCTGAGTCTCCTGGACTTCCTGACCTAAGCTCCTGGGCTAAGCTCCCGTTCCCCTAATATCATGCAGCGAAACCTGCCGAAGAGGGAAGTAGGGATGCAGAAacccaaagaagagaaaacagttcCCTGGGTGGGCTAATACCTGTTCGTTTCACAGCCAGATGATTTGTCCAAAGTTAGGTCAGTTTCCTAAGTAATCAATTAAGCTTGCCCACTAGCCGTTTGtagtaaatggaagaaaaatttcCCAGGGTTTGAGAAGGATTCAACTAGTGAATCGCTTAGGAAACCAAACATTTGGTAATAAATTGGGAAATAGATCCATGGGATTCTACCCACCTTTCTTGGAGATGGCTGTCTCATTCACATCCCATTCTCCGTCTGCAGTGAAAAGGCCACAGAATGGGATGTTTTGTGAGGTAATAATTTCATCATTATTAAAGTCATAGAATCAAAGACTTTCAGAAAGGATCTTAAAGACCATCAAGTCTAACCATTCATCTGACACTCTTATTCCCTCCATAGTAACACTGTCAAGTGGTCCATCTTCCTATATCTAAAATCCCAGCCTACTTAATCTTTGATCAGCTGATTGCTATCCCCTGTAACTTCTACCCTACAGTCCAAACGGAATAAATCTAGTGTCTCTTCCACAGAATCcttaaagaatttgaagaaatctATCACGTTCCCCCTGAGCGCCCTCTCTCTTCCAGGCTCAACATTGCCAacattttgaacttttttttttcatatgacaTGGCTTTGGGTTCACTGTTCTCCTGATTTCTCTCATTTTCACTCATTTGAGAAAGTTACAACTTATATTTACAcattatgtttataattatatctATATAATGCGTGGCAatctgaaatgaaaacaatatgctAGCTGTAGCAACTGCAGGACACATCCTATTAAAGTCTCTATTCAAGTGTCATTGCTGCTTCTGAGAGCCTTCCCTAACTACACTATCTAAAATCACCACTCACACCCATCACCCTCCATTCCCTTATCCTGCTTTTGGGGCACTTAACACATTATACATTATCCGTGCGATTGTTGGCTTGCTTATGGTCTTCTACCTCACTGGAATTAAACTTTGACTTAGTCACTGATAGATCCTTACTACCCCATAACgttgcctggtacatagtaagtgctcaataaatatttgttgaatgaataaaagaatgacaaTGAATGAATAACCAAACTAATTGACCCATACTGAACGTTTTTGCTCAGAATTTTCAAACctcttttttaaaactgcttGCTGCCTGAACCAAGTCTTTTCAATTCTGTACTCATTCTCTTTAAAGTCTTCCAGTTTTGAGGAACAGGAATTCATTTAAGTTACCTCAATTAGTAGGGGTTTTACGGTAGCAGCATGTGTGCCTAGGACCTAAGACACAGCTAATAATCTGGCCACAAAAGAGCAGAAACCTTAGCAGAGCTAGACCTtagagcagaaaaacaaaaataaaaatcttatctGGAATCCAAGGCAGCACTATCTAGGACCACTACTGCATGAGTTTGTCTATCTTGTCTCATATCATTTTGCATCATGTCATTAACACGCTTCCTACTTTCTTCCTGTCTGCTTCCTTCTGTCTCTAGTGTTCATTCCTTACCTTTACCCTGCTTATCTTTTTTCTACCCACAGCTTCTGCTTATTCATTTCTACTTCAAGCTGCCCCTACCTTCTTCCTCATGGTTTGACGTTTTTATGGCCTTCCTCTACATGCCCTTTCAGGTTTTATTCCCACAGCCTCAATCTTTTCCTTTCCCAATTCAGATGCCTGGAAGCAAGAATATGATTAGCTCAGGGATTTTGGTTGTTGATAAGTTAcaaaaccgagcaggaccctgtggggctcctgggcacagaagcctttctgtcccccatttcttgttcatagggaacagactccagcctccagcctccatgaccttccttgagttccaaaggGAAAGATTCGAACAGTCGCTAACCAAGGGAGGAGCAggcaagaaaccacctgaggcaagattaacCAGAGAAGCTCCTCAAGACCACCTGAGATTAAAGGAGTGCAAGCCCTGCACACACCTTAATCTTATCAGTAACCTTTGAACCATTACTgtaaaactcctcatcaaatcctcccaggttTGGAACGTAGTTTTTCagggcaggagcccactgtgtctccctttgcctggcaaagcaataaagctattcttttccacttcacccaaaactgtctccaagatttaattcaGCGCTGGTGGTACAGAGGCCAACACTTTGACACCAGTTAGttggtttgggttttggtttggtttttgggttttgtttgtttggttagATTTGGGGGTACCGATCTACACCACAGGTCACTAACCAGCCTATGAATTTTGCTTCACTGGATCAGGTGGCCTTCGCTGGTCCTAGGTAGGCATAGAGAATTGAGTCTAGTTATTCAAAATAGGACCTTTCGGGGCATCCTATTCTTCACAGACTGTGGTAGGGCCATGTCACTTAGAAGGGGCTGTGAGTATAACAATCACCGTGATAGACATGTCTGGTTCATTCTTCAACTTGATTGCTGGTACCCACACTCTTCTTATACACATGTCTGGGTGTAGCAAAAGAATGCTTCTTTTGTGCATAATCTTAGGCTCACAAAAGATTATCACATTTGTATAGTAAGAGAAAGGGATGCAGCATGAATATTAAAGAGGCATTCTAGATATTGGGCATTTCCATCTTCTTGGACTTCTTCCAGATAGCCCCATAAAATTACCATGCTGCCAGTCTTTGACAATCAGAGCCTTAATACTGTCTATTAATACAATTTGGCTGGTACCACAATTTACTCATGAGTACGATCAGGTCCCACATGTGACCTGGAAGGCTCACAAAGTGCCAGCTGTTGGAAGAAAGCTCTTCTTGCACCAAGGTTACGTGATAGTCTTGTATTTCCTTCTCTACCTTGAGCAAGGCAGCCCTGGCTTGACATTTGTTCCTCTCAGTGTATGTTATCCACTACCATGAGAGACAACCTCTGAGGTTACGTCCAAATGGCACAAATTCTGAGACCCAAGGAACCATAGGCAATGAATTAATTAACTCCTTTGTCAGCATATACCACTGGATATTAGCATTTTATCATCCGTTTGGAAAGGAATCTCTCACTGCCATCCATCTAGCTGATAAATACTAATTCCATATTGACCACATTTTATTATAACAGTCTGTCTTGGATCATTCCACTCCCAGCATcaaatttctgtaataattagatttttaaaatttacactttcacttatttaatttcttcttgttATATTAGGCCAACTGTCAAGGCTGTCAAGATCTTTTTTAGATCATATGCTTAAATATCTCTtaattgattttcttcatttcctctgttATTGATTTATTCAATTCTTCAGCATCTCTCACTTTGACAATTGTAGTAACAATATAGCtaatcttactgatttttttctcttccacaaCTAATACACCTTTCTCTCAACTTCCTAAAAAGCtcttctaaaatgcaaatttgattTTACCTTTTATCTCCTGCCATTTACTCTCTTACATCCCCCTAAATGCACCTCAATTTCTCATGTCTCTATGCCTTTGCCCTTCCCACTGATTGgaatattctcctttttttttggacAGGGGTCACCTCTTCTGTAAAACCTCCTTGATTACTTCCTACTGTATATTAGTGTATCttgtatattcttttattattcatatatCCTGGTGTatataataattactttttatatctCATTTATTGATCTGTCTCTCCTGTTAGACTCCAAGTTCCTTCAAGATAGAAACTGTCCTGTAATCATCTTCATATTTTAGTTCTTAGCTTAGTGTATGTCCAGCAATTGTTTATTGAATTGAATTTGAACTTCTCTAGTGTATAACAAAGTCCCAAACATCTGGCTGTTGTGATAGTAAATTTTCTGTTCTCCCCTTCTGACACCCAAGAGCAGTGGGTATAGAGCATAACCCTTTACCCCTTTCCCAATTTGATATTCGTTTCTGTTCCTTGTTCGTCATTTCCTGTTTTATCTGTTGCTACTTTATACTCAACTAGAAAGCCAGTGGCTAGTTTACCCTTTGTTAATTACAAACTAAATATCTTTGACCAAGGAGGAACAATTTTGAATTAAGACCCTCTTTTCTCTGTGTAATGAAGTTTCATGACCGAAGTTTGTACAACTCTGATTCTGAGTATTTCCCAGGCCCTCAGATTCTATTTGGTGAAGCACATGGCAAAGAATAAGAAGGAAGAGGTTGGGTCCTGAGTACCATCCTCCATGTTAGGTTAGCTCCCTTCTTCAAGCTAACTCCTAATTCTTCAGGATCCTTACTCAGGGTGCCAGGAAACTTCCCCAGGTGCCGTTACCTTGAGCAGTAACTCACTGGAAAAGTATTTTGATGTCATGTCCTTTCCTTGATGGTCGATTGAGCAGGGAAGTGGGTTGTTGGTCATAATCAGTAAGGTCTTATCCTGATCATACTCTGTTACTTTCAATGTGAAGCTTTGAATTTTCCTGTTTCGAGCCAGGAATTTATGCAGTGCAGTGGGCTTCAAAGGCTCATAGTACTGGGCCTGAGCAGACAGAAAGATTTCCAGAGAGACATAGGGATTAGTTCAAGAGCAGATTAACAAATCAGTTGGCTAATCTTTTGCCTCTATGGGGTAGGGATAGAAGCCGGACAGGGGCTGGGTTTAATAGAAAATGTCTGaagttctctgtccctttctcctcTCAGAGCTTTTCCCTGCAAACAGACCAAGGGGCTGGGGAAATGAGACGGAAAACTTTCCACATTAAAAGGAGTGAGGTGACTTCATTCTTGTGGAAAAGTTGTGCCCAACATTGTGCCCAAGAAAACAGGGCAAGCAGAAGTTTCTATGTTCAACCTAAACGGCCTTCTCTACAACTCACTCTGAGGCAGAGGGGGGAGACTGCCAGGAGCCAAATCTCCTAGTTCAGAGAGCCCTGAGGGGGCCAACACAGCCCTTACCCGCATCTTCCTACCCACCAACGTTTCTCCACAGGCACAACCACATTAATATGCAGAATAAACacaaagttaaaaaaaggaaaagcagtcagaaAGACAGCATGTCACTGAAGATGTAGTGGGGGAAGGGGCACGCCCACTAAACTTGCTTTTCCATCAGTAGGAggattagagagagaagaagggagagggagagaacagAACACTTCCTGatttgaaatatgttttctcaattaaaaacaaaaaaatcagctgCAGGGACCACCTTCTTCCCAGTCCCGCCCTCCTCCCTCACCACCATTCCCAACAGTGTCCTGAGACAGCTCTGCTTCCCTGTCCTAGGAGGATGCACAGTCACAGAAGCTGGTGACACTTGGAGGCACTTGGGATACTCTGCAGTGGGCCTCAGCTGAAACTTGCTGTTGGAGATCTTGGGGGAATGCTTTTATCACCTACCAAATTTGGATGGACTGTGTAATGGTGAAGGTTCTCGAGAACAAATTTTGATTGCCCGACTGCATCAAAAATCTAGAGACAATAATCAAAATTAGTATTTCAAGTTGTACCTATTCTAAACAATATTCCATTCCTTACCTCACCTTAGTCTGGCTAAAATCTGGTCTCTAACTTAAATTAAGTGAGAAGAACTCCATGCTCTGCACCCTGGGTTTCTGGAATGAGAGCCATAGCATGGAGAGCTAGGTTCTAAGGCACCCTGACAGGGTAGCTTGTACATGGAAATGTGGACCAGCTTTGTGAAACGTTAGGAGCTGTTAGGAAGTGAAGGGGTGAAATAGACAAGGGCAGCATCAAAGTTTAGACCGCAACAAATCACCCCTAGAGCTCACAcctctttcttctgccttttccATCTCTATAGAAGGGAAATcaggtgaaaaacaaaacaaaacatgcaaaatcaggtgaaaaacaaaacaacctttaaggagaaaaacaagttaCAGAAGGGCAATAACTTAAGGGCTGTCAGTGAAAGGAAGCCTGGGGGATAACTGCTTTCGGGGCTGGGGGCGGCACACAGAAGGGAGAAACAATGGTGCAGTCTGCATTTTTGAATATTTCTGTGACATATGATTCTTCCAGAAATGTGGCAAAAAGTAATTGAATTTTGGTAACCCTTCTGTCCAccactttgtgtttttttgctggtggtggtgctggtgattGGTGGATTGCTTGAGTGCCATGTCTGGTGGTAGAGTTGCTGGACCTCCTCCATTTCCTTCTGCTGACCCCCGGGGCTGTTGCCTGGCCTCTAGCTTAGCCCCAGGTTGTCTAAGGATATATAAAAGGGACAAGAACACAAGGAGATAAAAGCTCTGAGTTATCTCCTTCAGGCTTGGCCTAATCAGGAATCAGATAAAGAGCACAATCCTGTATGTGGATGAGCATTTCTAAAGATTGCCATGCCCCCAAGGAGGTGATATAGTAAGCTGGGATTCAGAAGAAAGGGAACTCACACTGAACAGGTGAATGCAGCAAGAAGGTGAATGGAGAAGAGGGAGATAGTAAGAGTAGGACAGAACTGTGTGATGAGGGGAGGAAAATGCCAGGAGTTGGCAATTTCCAGGGCTTGGAGGAGGACTGTGGGGAGGATTAGCAGAGATATGCCATACATTCTTTTAGGAATGCTGGGATGAAATAGGGGACAAATCCAAAGATGCAATGATTTCATTTGTGTTACCTTCTGTAAAACTGAAGTCCCTTtgttcaaaacaaaaatacatttgaaaaactgGCTTCACAGATAtgacatatatatttagaatcacAGACATCTCAGAAAAATTTATTTGGGAGAAGATGTGAAGACTTTTCctttatagttgttttttttaattaattttttggggaAAGTCTCTGGGAAAAATGTTTTTACTCCCAAATTTTTCTAAGGTATTGCATCTTATTTCCAAATTAGTCTCCAGTAGTTGACTAAATCCATAAGAATGTCCAAATTGGagtatgtttttagttttatgttgAATTGTACTATCTCTGGCTGATGAAATAAAAGTTGACCTGGAAAATTCACTTGAATATGATAAACCTTGGGAAGCAACCAAGCTATCCAAAGGAGTTTTGTTGCAAGAAGTGACCACAAAATCAAGTTTAAGTCAGGGTTTAACACTCGCTCATCCCCTAAAATAGATTTCTGGTCCCTGGGTTTTGATTCTTTGTTGATATGTCCCTGTCTCTTCCCttttctatgtctctgtttctctttcataaaattagataaattaaCGTTGCTTTCTATATAAATCTTGACCCTGTTTTGCTTTTCAACAGGAAGTTTGTGAGACCCAGCTTATAAAGTAGTCTAAGCAATTCCAAAGAAAGATTATAAGTGAACATTGCTAATGCTCTTTCTTACCTCATCACTATCAACAAttgtttctttctcaaatttaactgggctAGTTCTTGAAGTCTTTGATTTGCCATACTGAAACCTGAAAAAGAGGCAgaatattgaattatttttttcttactcagaGTCTTGGTCTTCTACATGTCTCAACCTCTCTCAATGAAGTTTGGGGACATGACTTAGAAGAGCCCAGTTTGGGTGATCACTAATTGCATATGTATGGGTAGTAAAGAACAGGACTCATTATTCAGCCTGCATGCTGGGCTCTTCAGTGTGAAGAGTTAATCAAGTGGGACCTCTTGAGGACATGGTGACAACTGATAAGTTGATTTCTTCTAAAATAGGGgttttaagaaatgcaaattaaaaccacaataagctatcacctcacacttgtcagaatggctattatcaaaaagaacacaaataacaattgttgcagaggatgtggaaaaaagggagccctcatacactgtggggatgtaaattggtgcagccactatggaaaacagtatggaggttcctaaaaaattaactaaaaatggaactaccatgagacccagcaattccactcctaggtatatatccaaaaaaaaccctgaagatactaattcaaaaagatacatgtaccctaatattcatagcagcattatttacaattgccaagatatggaagcaacctgagggtccatcaacagacgaatggataaagaagatgtggtatatatgtacaatggaatactactcagccataaaaagaatgaaattttgccatttgcgacaacatgtaTGGTcttggagagtattatgctaagtgaagtaagtcaggcagagaaagacaaatat encodes:
- the TSGA13 gene encoding testis-specific gene 13 protein — its product is MGQRRQAKFQYGKSKTSRTSPVKFEKETIVDSDEIFDAVGQSKFVLENLHHYTVHPNLAQYYEPLKPTALHKFLARNRKIQSFTLKVTEYDQDKTLLIMTNNPLPCSIDHQGKDMTSKYFSSELLLKESHPHKPTENFFLPLMYQKKKLRSGLKPVFPVTLLEDPKSKREQWFRFSTDKDFKSEGKYSKICALRKQKKMYPQLNFAPVCKRDLRSDVSKKSGSDLPTSQMIWEPLTLSSLLEEKPTRTAPGESAFRNGRAQQWIIKNASVIK